atatgacagcaagtaaacatgtagtaaaacagtaaataaacggtgattcgatgtttggaaacaaggcctagggatcatacttgcaATTAATAAAACAATAGATagtcggccgcgacggaacttttcatggatggaggctgatttatttagggtttttgcgtcgggagctttatataggcggaagggcgaggtcggtggaggcctggtggctccagacctaccctaggcgcgggccaggtccaggcagcgcctaggggtggtttggtcgccctgctgcgcctcttcgaccccccttcggacttcgtcttcgttacggtaaaatatgcacttcttcttttgtttcatccaattctgagaatattcctgtacaacttttctgaaaccaaaaatagaagaaaacaggaactgacactatgACATCTTGTCAAGTAccgaaaaatgtataaaagtgcaacgaagtgtaaataaaacatagtggaattggtgtaaaataaacatggaacatcaaaaattatagatacgttcacGCACCGCCGCGCAAAGCCGCCCTAGCACATGCCCACCAGTCCACCACCGCTGGCCCGGCTCCGCGCTCGCACGCCGCGTGTTTCCATATCACCGCGCACCTCGTCTCCTGGCAGATTCGGTCAACGTCCAAACCAGACTAGATAGGTATAAACGGCAGGGCAGCCGTTAGTCCACTTTGTTACTGGCAATGGATCCGCTTAGATTAAAACGTCGTTTGTATAGAATTAGTACTATCTGTTGTTTTTTGCCTCGTAAATGGTACTGACTTGAAAAAATTAATAAAACCGGTACTGACTCGTCGAATTCGCCTCAATTATGGTAGTTACTTGCAATTTACTCCATTATTTCGACCAAATTTCCCAAAGCAAAGACCTCCTCAACCTAAAAGCCAACAATTATCAAACCTGAACACTGTTGGCACCAAAAGTTTGTCCCATATTTGATTAGCAAAGGGGTGTGGGTGAGTAGTTACAAAAACTAGAGGGAAAAAGGGCTACTTTGCCTCTTCAGCATTTTTTTCAAATCCAAAGTGCAATACTCCTTTTTTTGGAACATACATAGTGTTTGGTCTTTGAGGATCAAATCTGACGCAGCAAGTATTGACTAGACCCAAAACAAAGGGGAGCGATGCCAAGACATGTGAATTTTGAAACAGTATTGATGGTTGTAGGTAATTAGAAACCATAAATATGTGTTGATTGATGACACTAGACACTTGACAAGGCTTGGCTGCATACATTGCTGCCAGAGCCAACTGATTACAAGAGTGCAGCACAATACTCACTCATACCGTTCAGGTTCAGATACTCGTTAATTGCTTCTACATGCGTTGCTACCAGAGCCTGCCTGATGGACTCCGGGCGGATACAACTACTATACATGCTCCTCCACCGGCATGCTTCTATCTACGTATGGTACGCAGGCAGGAAGGAGTAGCTTGTTATTCTTCCAAGAGATGCTCCGAAATGATCCATGGCCAAGGACAAGAATCAAATGTCTAAATATATTACTAGTAGGTAGCCAGGTGTGGCGGGAGGTTAtctctccaccaccgccgccggcgGGGGCTGTTGCCTCACAAACTGTCCACGGACCCGTGGGCGCTGCTCGGCCAGCCTCTTCCTGCTTTGGTACCTCACCTGCAAATAATCGCAAACGGAGAAAATGAATGAATGGCCCATACATTTCTCATCACACACACACAGTACTACCGCCTGCAAACCCCAAAGAATGAATTGAAGAATAGCATACCTTCTTTCCGAAGTTCCGCTCTTTCCTCTTCTCTCTGAATTTGCTCACGGCGGCCATTCGACGCTCCCGTTTCAAATACATGGCGTGCCCGCTTCTTTTGTCAATGCCACCAGTCTCCAAATTTACAGCAGAGGCAGTAGCAGCAGTGCTCCCATTGTTAGTACTGTTGTTACTGCCTGAGTTGCTACCGAAGTTGGCAGCATGACCTTCAACCGGAGCCGAAGGATCAGTAACATTGGACTGAGGGACTCCCCCTGATCCGACATTCTCATCATGGACCGCAGCACAGGGGTGTTTGCTCTCTGCTTCACCAGCCTTGTCTTTCCCACCTGCTGCATTCTTCTTTCCCACTTCATCAGCCTTGTCattacctgctgctgctaccggTGTCCACTGCTGCACACGATGAAATGCCGACGTGTGTGTTTTACCGTTAATAGGTGAAACCTTAGTGCCACCAGGCTTTGTCACCACGCTCTTCGTAGTGGAACCCATGTCGTTGTTGTTGCTACTGCCGTTTGAACCTTGCTTCGTCAGAGCAGCATCCAAACTTGACTTCATGTTGAGAGCACCGTCTGTTTTCGCAGCCTCGGAGCTGTTACCATCCGGCGAACAGCTCCCCGCGAACCCTGCTCCGCCTTGATTGGGAACCGCACACGTATTGTACCTTGCAGAGAATATAACGGTTAGTATGCAACATACAGATAATTTCAGGATTCATAAAGGACACTGATATTATGTTTTGCACCTCGTGAATGCCGACACGTCTGATCGTCTGAAGACGTTCCTCTGTTCCTCTTGGATTGCATCTGTAGCATCTCCACTTGATCTCGCTCTTTTCAAACTCAACTCAAGCGACGGCATAATGTCGTCACGGTCTGTCTCTTTCCCTTCTGGCATTTTGGAGGAGCAATTAGGAGCATCTTTGGCTCTTGCTGCCTCTTGGGCGTCCATGTTTTTGGCCATTGAACCAATTAGGTCAGCAGCTCGAACAATTGGCTCCTCCATATTTTCCATAATTGTACCGTTGGAGTTGTTCTGTGGTGGATACTCACACCGTCTATCTGTTGGTTTGATGGAACTCCCGTTCGGGGAAGATTGATCTTCTGTGTTCAATTTACTAGGGGCACCTATTTCCAACTCCTTCTCTTTGAACTCATCTGAAAAATATATTGAAATTTAATCAATACAAAATAGTGTAAGTAGATTTTTTGTTCAGCTACACGGTAGACTGGTTGAGCAGACCATACCATTCGTTTCTTTTCTCTTGCATTTTTTGTTGTCTGTACCTGGTAACCATCTATTGCTGTCAAGGGGATCAGCCGACTGATCTGGAGACATATCCTGTGGACTGTCAATCTCCACAGCACGTTTTGTCCAAGAGCTCTGCGCCTGAAAAATAAACTGATGAGAAAAGCAGTTCATATGTGTGGACGCTTTCACATATGTAAAGTATTCTACTTAGAGGAGATATTTTTCAAGTTTTGCCAAATTAAACAACTAATTACATTAGCCGACATGTATTTCAAGTTTTACTATCCACCAATTTGCTATAATTTTAAGCAAACAAGGACTACTACTACTATACTAAATTGATATACATATGTATAATACACAATCGGCATAGTAATGCTCTTTTTAGTATGCAACATGTTACATGTTACAGTTATTTGCAGTGTGTTTCACTTGCAATTTCAGTCTGCCAAAAAATAGAACTTGGCAAGGGTGCCTTTAGGTCTTGGGGCATTACTGAAGTTATATATACAGAAGGGtaagttctttttttttttgagatggagAAGGGTAAGTTCTGTAGTTCCCAAATAAGTTATCTATTAGCTAGCCAAAAATAGAGATGCATGGGCTGGGGCTTCTCCTTTTCAGGAAAAAAAAGGTAGCCAAAAAGAGTAGGGACTTTGTGGTGTGTCCCTGCTACCAGGGTTCAACTCATGTCAGCAGCGAATTATGGTATGTCGCATGTTACCATGTTGGACTAATTTTAGCTTCTGGTGGACAAATTGACCTCTACCACTATCGGAGAAGCTAATAGTCTATGGTCTTATGGAAAATTCATTCGGTTTTATCTTCAAATTATTTCTCATCCTAACCACTCCTCTGTTCAATCTTGACAAGAAAATTACAGCTAGCTAATAGTAAGGTTTTATAAGAAGTAAAAGCAAGGAAAGTGTCATACTTGAGTGCCGCTGCCATtatcactgccatccctcgcgttAAGCCCCAGGCTCGTATCACCGTTGCGATCATTGCTGCCACTATTGTCATTGGATTCATCGCCACTCTTTAATTTGGTACACTTCTGCGTCTGGATATCACTAGTTCCGCCTCCACTTCCGCTGCCACTGGACTGAGTTGCAAACAGAGAGAGCTTCAGTCTAGGAGCAATCAGCGATAGAAATCGACAGAGTAAACTGGAAGCATACGATTCTAGGAAATGAAGAAGCATAACTTATTTGAAAGCACACATGATCATTGGTAGCAGTAGATGGTAACTTACGCTGTGGCACCGTCTCCACACATGCTGCCAAAGGTTCTTAAGCTCGTTCTTATGGACCGGCTTGACTAAGAAGTCAGCGGCACCCTTTGACAGGCATTCGAAGACCGTGCCCATGTAGTCTTCGGAAGACATCACTGCGCGCAGGCAAACAATATCGATCAATCGGTGGAAGCAGGTAAGAGAGTATAGTAGCTAGCGGACACTGATGACTGACTGGGATGCCTGCTGTGTTTAACAAGGAGGTGAGCCGAGGAGGGAAGTAGTAAGCTACTTACTGATGACGGGGATGTTCTTGCAGACGCTGTGTGACATGATCTTCTCGAGCAGCGAGTTTCCAGAGGGGCAAGACACGATCTCGGTGAGAACGAGGTCGATGTTGCTGTGCGCGTCCTGAAGGTACGACCACGCTTGCTGGGCATTCTCGGCAGGGATAACTAGATGGGAAAGAAATAATTAAGACGAAAGTTAGGAACCAGCTGGGGGTTACATGGCAGGTGACGAAAGTAAGCAGGCAGTTGTGTAGCGAAGTCAGGCAGGACCTTGGTACATGCAGGTGCGGAGCAGGGCGGCGACGACCTGCCTGGTGGAGTCATCGGTCTCGACGAGCAGGACCCTGATGGTCTTCTTGTGCAGGAACTTGTCCCAGCACAGCGGCGGGGCCTGTGCGTGTgcgcgcggcggcgacggcggctgcTCCATCAGGTAGTGTAGTGGTATGGTGGCTGCCGACGAGATTTGCTGGAGGAGAGGAGGGAGGTGCGCGCATAGCCGGCCGTGAGATGGACCGAACCTCGGCGTGCACAGCAAACCAATCAGATTGGAAAGAAGAAAATGGAGTCGCGCCAACACTATCTGTATCGCTGTGAGGATGACACAGAACAGAACAGAACAGAGCAGAACAATCCTTGTCCTTCTCTTGAAAGGATGGTTGTTtttttggcggcggcggcgggcggagcTAAAAGAGTAGCAGCAGACAAGGGAAGGAACTGGTTAAAGCATCGGCATCATCATCAAATTGCCGCTCACATAGGTTCCACGGGTTCGAGATCCGCGCGCCGACTGATGACGAACCCATCGATCCACGCACAGATTGGTCGATCTGGTGCCTCGGACGGACGGAGAACGTACCCCCAAAGATTATTAAGGAGGAAGTTGAGGCGAGAGAGGAGGGAGTACCTTGCGCGTGGTCGATTGAGCTCAGGTGGGCGAGGAGGAAGAAGCGGAGGGCAGTGGTGGCATGGCGCGCCGGGGAGAGTGGTGGTGGTGTGGAGTAGTGAGGAGGGAGGCGGGGGGCAGTAGATATTGGGGAAGGAGACGATGACGTGGAGGAAATGGAGGTGGGGAGGGGCGGTGGTGGGGCCCTCGGAATGCCAGAAAGAGATCCGGCTAAATCAAAAGCCGCGCTCGCGCTCCACAAGCGCTCCCTCCGATCCGCGTATCTTTTCTGCTGCTCTACGCTGCGACTGGGGATATGTCTGACGTGTGGATTTTGTGGGGCCCAACTGGCGGTCACCGTGGAGGGATGGTCGACGGCCAACACCATCTCGACACGTGGTTGATGGTTGATGCTCTTGCCTCTTGCCCTGCCTGCACGGCTGATTCTAACTTGCACCCAAACACCATAAAACCTGCTTTGGGATGAGAAAACAAATTTAAAAGCATGTTTGTGTCTTTCTTGTGTTTGTGAGATTCATGAAAAAGATAATAATGCATTTTCAATGCGTAAAAAAGCTTTGCTTGGAGCTTAGAAATTGCGGTTCTTGAGCACTGAACATTTTTACTAAGGCCCGTGGTGGTTCTATATAAAATGAAAATGCATAGTACATACAATTGAAAAGCTTGTGTAGTGCATGCATTCCATTTTTAATATCATGGCACTATTAGACATTTGTTTCAGTTTTACCCTTCGCCCCGAGAATAGGTGCATCAATGAGCCATTTGGCCACTCCCTTGCCAAGATATCCCTGCGCTGGCCCGACATCTTTGTTCAACCTTCTGATGCCACTTGAGCGTTGTTACATCGCATTACTATAGAATCTGGGGGTTTTCAACAACCATGAACActttaaaataaaaataaaaatcttaGCCTAATAAAGCCACAAACTGAAGATACAAGGTGTTGAAAGTTCAGCTTACATGCAACGCACACAAATCAAGAATATTACAACATGAAACAACGTATGGAAACGAAGCCTTCATCCATCCACGCGATCAAAAAAACCTTGGAGGGGAGGTTGTGGAAGTACGTACGCCACTGGAGAAAGACCCTCTCTTTGCCAAATCCCGACTAGTCGCCGTTGTCGTGccatccgcctccacctccgaagAAGGCACATGCCTTCTCGCATAGGATTGAATGGCGTCGTACCATAGAAAGGTGTCGCCGCTCACCCAATAGCTCGCATGAGCACACAAGACATGGTGCCAAGGATAGGAACATCAACAGGGCCAACTCTTCACACGAGCTATCCACAAACACCGTCAACCGCAACACTTTCCACCCATCATGACACAAGCTATGGATGAAGCTGCTCAACAAAGACACGTCAAGGAGATGTGGCAGCGGAACCAGTGGAAGGACGGAGCCGACCATGGTAGAATGCCACCAACATTGATTACGCCGCCATCAGCTTCCCACAGACCACCTCGTTCACCTCACCGTTGTCCCAAGGCGACGCTTTCAAGAATGAAACAACTCCAGAACCCCGTCGCCGCCCAATCCGAGGAATTCAGGGTTTTCACCTAGGAGGGGGGCAAGGGGATGGGGTTGGACCCCGATGTCGCCTCCAAGGAGGGAAAATCGCTTGAAACGTCAATGTCATCGTGCCCGCCACCACCGACCAAAGATTTTCCCCAGGGCAAAGCCTCCAACCCCAGCCATCACGACCATGCTTAGGATACGCGAGGCCTGATCCAAATGCAGCGGGGTGGGAACTACCCTGGCACGGGCTACCATCTTTTGATATGGCCGGAGGCCGCCGGGGAAACCGCAACCACTCTCTCCTTGTCGCCCCCGCAGCCGAGGAGAAGGCTACCAGCACCGGCAAATGCCTCATGCCTCCGAATCAGCGCCGTCCTCACCTCGTGACACCGCCATCCCAGATGTTTGAGATCTCCGCGAATGCAGCAAAGCAGCGAAATCCCCGCCGCCACCCTCCTCGGCAACCAAGCGTGGGTTTTCGGGAGGCTACCTACAGAGGCGACGAGTGGAAAGGAAGGGGAAGGGCTAGTGACGGCTAGGGTTCGTCGCATCCTGAGTCGCCCAAGAGCGGAGCAACGCGGGGGGCGAGCGCAACTTTTTTTTCTCTGCTCCTTGTTATCACAACCATAAACACTCAAGCCATCAAATCTTTGTTCTTAAACTTTGCCTTTGGTGGCACTAGTTCAGAATCTACTCAACGCCATATCTTCTCTCGGCGTATATGTACTTGAGAGCGCCATCAAAGTAATATTCTGATAGGCAGGGACGGAGCTAGCAGGGGGCAAGCTAGGGCCATCGCCCCCCCTATGCTGGACTTTTTTCCTGAATGACCCCCTCTTTTGAATGCTAATTGATCCCAAAATTTGCTAGAAATTGACTATTTCGCCCCTCCAACTAACCTAATATTAATTTGCCCTCCTCCAAGTTAATTGTATCGCTCCGTCCCTGCTGATAGGCTGTAAGAAGAGTAGAGGGTTGGGCTGCCGACGAGGGTTTATCCACCATTTGGTATCTTCTGCATTTCGAACGCGGTTTATTGGCCTTGGTGCTTTGGGCGTTCGCATCAAATGGTGTAGGGACTGGATGATGATTCTCCCACTGTCTACATAAAAAACGTGTTAATATCTTTGTGTGTGTACGTATATTTCATGATAAAAATACATTTTCTACCATATGAAAGAAAGCTAGTGATGTTTTCCCCCTTGGAGGCACGCCAATTTTGATTTTCAAGAAAAAAGTATACACATAAATAATATGAGCTTGTGCAATGCAATATTTTTTCAAATAATATGGCCCTTTTAGATCTTTGTGCGACACTTGCTGCAGGGTACTATTTTGTAGCTCTATTGTCTTGACATCTTTGTGCGACAGTTGAAGTTTCCGATGCTGCGATTATAAGagttgaaatttttcaacaaccaAAGACACTCAAACTATCAAGTTCGCTGGTACAATTTCTAAGGCATCCACGTAGTTTAAGAAGAAAACTGCCCATATTTTTGGTCAGGAAAATATGAAATATTTGTGACAGAAATTATGGCGTTGAAAAGTTACTTTGAATATGAACCCAATGTCATACATAAAATCTATTAACGATATTGGTGGTCAAAGTTTGCTTAACGACTTGACTGACCGGAGGGGTACTTTGCAAAGTTTTAAATAGTCGGCTATaggctatagccgggctatagccTTTAGGGAGATCTGCCGCTGCGGCTATGCTATTTATAGGCTAAATGAGAAAAAACCgctaatagccggctatagccttaTTTAGCCCTATTTAGCCTCTAATTTAGCAGCTAAACATCCTGCATTTTGCATTTCTCTTCTCATCTCTTTTTTACTTCTTATTTTTTAAATTTGTGTTCAATATAATTAGATAAAACTTGTGAGTTGAATAATTAAAACTTGTTTGCCTTGAATAGTTGTATAAATTGTATCACGAATCGTATTTGAGTCATAGTTTTCCTCTTCTTTTGGTAAGATATGACTGAAATATTCTAAATTTTTGAAGAAAAGCTAAATAGAATAGCCCGCTATAACCCGGCTATAGCCTTTTATAGCCTCAAAAAAAATTGCGGCTAAATGAgatagccggctattttaaactTTGACTTTGCCTCCAACAACTATCAATAATTTAGTGTCTCCCGACCCCAACCCGATACGTTTTCCTCCCGACCCCAACCCTCCCGACCCCAagacctcggggcgtggcggcggcgggggccttcCCTCGTGATACGTCGAGGACGGCGGCCATGGAGTCTCtctcgcgcggcggcggcgccctccCGCCTCCCGGGGCGGCGGTGGTCTGATGAAGATGGAGTGGCGACGGCGACCCTCCCGCCTCCAGcatgggtggacgggggcggcggccataGCCTGTGCTACGGCCTCCCTGACTCCCATCGCCGGCACGCcggtggtggctggtggtggCGGACAGCGCTTTTTCCTCCGCCCTTGCCGGTGAGGGGCGATGATCTTGGGATTCTCCCGCGgtacgaggtcgcccggggcagcaaccttgggttcgacggtggaggcagccttcttcttcgccggaggaggCCGGCTGGTTGCTGGGGTGGTGGATCACGAGATCCCTCTACCCCGGCGATGAAGATCTAGTCGGCGACGAGCTAGCGGCGAAGGGGCCACCGGTGAACACCGAGCCTTGACTtcgttcttggcggatgatggcggcggctattGGCGTCGTTCCCCTGCGAAGGCATCATCTTTGTTGGCCTCTCCGTTTGCTCTCGCCGAGTTGGGGACTCACGGCTGTCGGTGAAAACCGTGTCAAgattggcgggcgatggcggcgttaagcgtcgcttccttcttgaaggcatcgtcgtcgcagtccGCGGGAACTCACTCGTGctcctccgggggaaaccctagatctagcCAGAATCGGATGATGGCGGCGCTTCCTGTGTCgtgctacctcttggggcatcgtt
This region of Lolium perenne isolate Kyuss_39 chromosome 2, Kyuss_2.0, whole genome shotgun sequence genomic DNA includes:
- the LOC127331323 gene encoding two-component response regulator-like PRR37 isoform X1; amino-acid sequence: MEQPPSPPRAHAQAPPLCWDKFLHKKTIRVLLVETDDSTRQVVAALLRTCMYQVIPAENAQQAWSYLQDAHSNIDLVLTEIVSCPSGNSLLEKIMSHSVCKNIPVIMMSSEDYMGTVFECLSKGAADFLVKPVHKNELKNLWQHVWRRCHSSSGSGSGGGTSDIQTQKCTKLKSGDESNDNSGSNDRNGDTSLGLNARDGSDNGSGTQAQSSWTKRAVEIDSPQDMSPDQSADPLDSNRWLPGTDNKKCKRKETNDEFKEKELEIGAPSKLNTEDQSSPNGSSIKPTDRRCEYPPQNNSNGTIMENMEEPIVRAADLIGSMAKNMDAQEAARAKDAPNCSSKMPEGKETDRDDIMPSLELSLKRARSSGDATDAIQEEQRNVFRRSDVSAFTRYNTCAVPNQGGAGFAGSCSPDGNSSEAAKTDGALNMKSSLDAALTKQGSNGSSNNNDMGSTTKSVVTKPGGTKVSPINGKTHTSAFHRVQQWTPVAAAGNDKADEVGKKNAAGGKDKAGEAESKHPCAAVHDENVGSGGVPQSNVTDPSAPVEGHAANFGSNSGSNNSTNNGSTAATASAVNLETGGIDKRSGHAMYLKRERRMAAVSKFREKRKERNFGKKVRYQSRKRLAEQRPRVRGQFVRQQPPPAAVVER
- the LOC127331323 gene encoding two-component response regulator-like PRR37 isoform X2, which translates into the protein MEQPPSPPRAHAQAPPLCWDKFLHKKTIRVLLVETDDSTRQVVAALLRTCMYQVIPAENAQQAWSYLQDAHSNIDLVLTEIVSCPSGNSLLEKIMSHSVCKNIPVIMMSSEDYMGTVFECLSKGAADFLVKPVHKNELKNLWQHVWRRCHSSSGSGSGGGTSDIQTQKCTKLKSGDESNDNSGSNDRNGDTSLGLNARDGSDNGSGTQAQSSWTKRAVEIDSPQDMSPDQSADPLDSNRWLPDEFKEKELEIGAPSKLNTEDQSSPNGSSIKPTDRRCEYPPQNNSNGTIMENMEEPIVRAADLIGSMAKNMDAQEAARAKDAPNCSSKMPEGKETDRDDIMPSLELSLKRARSSGDATDAIQEEQRNVFRRSDVSAFTRYNTCAVPNQGGAGFAGSCSPDGNSSEAAKTDGALNMKSSLDAALTKQGSNGSSNNNDMGSTTKSVVTKPGGTKVSPINGKTHTSAFHRVQQWTPVAAAGNDKADEVGKKNAAGGKDKAGEAESKHPCAAVHDENVGSGGVPQSNVTDPSAPVEGHAANFGSNSGSNNSTNNGSTAATASAVNLETGGIDKRSGHAMYLKRERRMAAVSKFREKRKERNFGKKVRYQSRKRLAEQRPRVRGQFVRQQPPPAAVVER